In Alphaproteobacteria bacterium, a genomic segment contains:
- a CDS encoding alpha-1,4-glucan--maltose-1-phosphate maltosyltransferase, which produces MVIEAVSPSVDNGRFAAKAVAGHLFVVEADIFCDGHDKIDAAVLTRRRGARNWRETPMQLLENDRWRGTENFDEVGPHEFTIMAWRDEFASWQAEVATKHAAGVPIGVELTEGRMLVMRTIEEAKNPTRTDRAKLKTLSAKLNGTESEGELFSLLMTGKTTELMRRVVSRTDLSSLPEPLPVWVDRERALFSAWYELMPRSMSFDAERHGTFDDVIERLPYIRDLGFNVLYFPPIHPIGKTNRKGRNNSLTAAPDDPGSPYAIGSNEGGHDAIHPDLGNFDDFEKLVEAAKSHSLEVALDFAIQCSPDHPWIAQHPEWFDWRTDGTIRFAENPPKKYEDIVNVHFYGDAIPSLWEALRDIVLFWIGHGVKIFRVDNPHTKPLPFWEWMIAEVQAKHPDAIFLAEAFTRPKMMKRLAKVGFTQSYSYFTWRDDKQELAEYLTELTTGDVPYVMRPNFFVNTPDINPYHLQTGGRAGHRVRLILAASLSSNYGMYNGFEICEATPIPGKEEYLDSEKYQLRVWDFDRPGHIKDDIRLINALRNRHPALQQFSGLKFYNAWNDHILYYAKFTPDQSDFVMFAVNLDPANPQGAAIEVPLWEFDLPDEGSIEGTDLVTGDKFRWDGKIQHVWLTPDDRPYAIWALHNPAALHDPETE; this is translated from the coding sequence ATTGTCATTGAAGCTGTTTCGCCGTCCGTCGACAACGGAAGGTTCGCGGCCAAAGCCGTTGCGGGGCATCTTTTCGTTGTCGAGGCTGACATATTCTGCGACGGGCACGACAAAATTGACGCGGCTGTCCTGACGCGACGGCGCGGCGCCAGGAACTGGCGCGAAACACCCATGCAGTTGTTGGAAAACGACCGCTGGCGCGGGACGGAGAACTTCGATGAGGTGGGTCCGCACGAGTTTACCATCATGGCCTGGCGCGACGAGTTCGCCTCCTGGCAGGCCGAAGTCGCAACGAAACACGCTGCTGGCGTGCCTATCGGCGTCGAACTGACGGAAGGCCGTATGTTGGTCATGCGCACAATCGAAGAGGCGAAAAATCCGACCCGGACAGACAGGGCGAAGTTAAAGACACTTTCCGCAAAGCTGAATGGGACGGAGTCGGAAGGTGAACTCTTCAGCCTCCTGATGACCGGCAAAACAACGGAGCTGATGCGACGCGTTGTGTCGCGGACCGATCTTTCCTCCCTGCCGGAACCGCTTCCGGTCTGGGTTGACCGGGAACGGGCGCTGTTCTCTGCCTGGTATGAATTGATGCCGCGCTCCATGTCGTTTGACGCCGAACGTCACGGTACCTTCGACGATGTGATCGAGCGACTGCCCTATATCAGAGACCTCGGCTTCAACGTGCTCTATTTTCCGCCGATCCATCCCATCGGCAAGACGAACCGCAAGGGACGAAACAATTCCCTGACTGCCGCGCCCGACGATCCCGGATCGCCCTACGCAATCGGTTCGAACGAAGGCGGGCACGATGCAATTCACCCGGATTTGGGAAACTTCGATGATTTTGAGAAACTGGTCGAGGCCGCGAAGTCGCACAGTCTCGAAGTGGCGCTCGATTTTGCGATCCAGTGCTCGCCCGATCACCCATGGATTGCGCAGCATCCGGAATGGTTCGATTGGCGGACAGACGGCACCATCAGGTTCGCCGAGAACCCGCCGAAGAAATACGAGGACATCGTTAACGTCCATTTTTACGGCGACGCTATTCCCTCGTTGTGGGAGGCGCTACGCGACATCGTCCTGTTCTGGATCGGGCATGGCGTCAAGATTTTTCGGGTCGACAACCCGCACACAAAGCCGCTGCCGTTCTGGGAATGGATGATCGCAGAGGTGCAGGCGAAACACCCGGACGCCATCTTTCTTGCCGAGGCCTTTACGCGACCGAAGATGATGAAGCGTCTCGCCAAGGTTGGCTTCACCCAGTCGTATAGCTATTTCACATGGCGCGACGACAAGCAGGAACTGGCCGAATACCTCACGGAGTTGACGACCGGCGACGTGCCCTATGTCATGCGGCCGAACTTCTTCGTGAATACGCCGGATATCAATCCCTACCACCTGCAGACCGGCGGTCGGGCGGGGCACCGGGTGCGCCTGATCCTCGCGGCTTCATTGTCCTCGAATTATGGCATGTATAACGGCTTCGAGATCTGCGAGGCGACGCCGATTCCAGGCAAGGAAGAATATCTGGATAGCGAGAAATACCAGCTTCGCGTCTGGGATTTCGACCGGCCCGGTCATATCAAGGACGACATCCGCCTGATCAACGCGCTTCGAAACCGGCACCCTGCCCTGCAGCAGTTTTCGGGGCTGAAGTTCTACAACGCCTGGAACGATCACATCCTCTACTACGCGAAGTTCACGCCGGACCAGTCGGACTTCGTCATGTTCGCTGTCAACCTTGATCCGGCGAATCCACAGGGCGCGGCCATTGAGGTCCCGCTTTGGGAATTCGATCTGCCGGATGAAGGCTCCATCGAGGGGACCGATCTGGTCACGGGAGATAAATTCCGGTGGGACGGCAAGATACAGCATGTCTGGCTGACACCCGACGACCGTCCCTACGCAATCTGGGCTTTGCATAATCCGGCTGCCTTGCACGATCCGGAGACGGAATGA
- a CDS encoding Ppx/GppA phosphatase family protein, whose product MAIYVNPRRHGRERQIPGRPDFDGREMHVYAAIDLGTNNCRLLVAHPTEDNFRVVDAFSRIVRLGEGLSDSGVLSEEAMARAIGALRICASKMRRRRVDRARLIATDACRRASNCPEFLDRVESETGLRIETISCQEEARLAMLGCAPLFDDEKRRALVFDIGGGSTEVTVADTKACKNSDCRNESGATNWISLPFGVVGLSERYGDAAMTRECYVAMIDDVDRELAPFCARNDISGSVRRGELQMLGASGTVTTLTGVSMKLARYDRGLVDGAFLEFDEILKISDELRGMNCAERAAHPCIGSDRADLVVAGCAILEAMCRRWPVGRLRVADRGLREGILLDLMNAAEREGQPIGRS is encoded by the coding sequence ATGGCGATTTACGTCAATCCGCGACGGCACGGTAGGGAGCGGCAGATTCCCGGGCGCCCGGATTTTGACGGTCGGGAGATGCATGTCTATGCGGCCATCGATCTGGGCACAAATAACTGCCGCCTGCTTGTAGCCCATCCTACCGAGGATAATTTCCGCGTCGTTGACGCCTTTTCGCGGATTGTCAGGCTCGGCGAAGGATTGAGCGATTCCGGTGTGTTGTCAGAAGAAGCGATGGCGCGCGCCATCGGCGCATTGCGGATCTGTGCATCGAAAATGCGCCGCCGCAGGGTCGACCGGGCGCGGCTGATCGCGACGGATGCGTGCCGGCGGGCTTCGAACTGTCCGGAGTTCCTTGATCGTGTCGAATCGGAAACCGGATTGCGGATCGAGACGATTTCGTGTCAGGAAGAGGCGCGGCTCGCGATGCTGGGCTGTGCGCCGCTGTTCGATGATGAAAAGCGCCGGGCGCTGGTCTTCGATATCGGCGGTGGCAGTACGGAAGTGACGGTTGCAGACACGAAGGCATGCAAGAATTCGGACTGCCGCAATGAATCGGGCGCCACGAACTGGATTTCGCTGCCTTTTGGCGTGGTCGGTCTGAGCGAACGCTACGGCGATGCCGCGATGACCCGGGAATGCTACGTGGCGATGATCGACGATGTCGACCGGGAACTGGCGCCGTTCTGCGCCCGTAACGATATATCCGGGTCAGTGCGCCGGGGGGAACTGCAGATGCTGGGTGCGTCAGGAACGGTAACGACGCTGACCGGCGTTTCGATGAAACTGGCGCGCTACGACCGTGGACTGGTCGACGGCGCCTTTCTGGAATTCGATGAAATCCTCAAGATCAGCGACGAATTGCGCGGTATGAACTGCGCCGAACGCGCCGCTCATCCCTGCATCGGCTCCGACCGGGCGGATCTTGTCGTCGCGGGCTGCGCCATCCTCGAAGCCATGTGCCGGCGCTGGCCTGTGGGCCGGTTGCGTGTCGCCGACCGGGGCCTGCGCGAGGGTATCCTGCTCGACCTGATGAATGCGGCCGAACGGGAAGGGCAACCCATTGGCCGATCGTAA
- a CDS encoding RlmE family RNA methyltransferase: MADRKGGKGGRRDVSVSRDETVRLRPGKGRKVSSRRWLERQLNDPYVAEARRQGYRSRAAFKLLELDEKYRLLKKGARVVDLGAAPGGWTMVALEKVGSSGKVVGIDITPIDPISGAVILEGDMHDAGTAERLVRALGGPADVVLSDMAASASGHTATDHLRIIGLAEAALDFAEDVLTPGGAFVAKVLQGGTEHGLLSRLKRAFRRVAHAKPPASRKESAEMYVVAIGYRGTPAFSACDKKPQ, encoded by the coding sequence TTGGCCGATCGTAAGGGCGGAAAGGGTGGCCGTCGCGACGTATCTGTCAGCCGCGATGAGACGGTTCGGTTGCGTCCGGGCAAGGGGCGCAAGGTCTCGTCCCGGCGCTGGCTTGAGCGGCAGCTGAACGATCCCTATGTGGCCGAAGCCCGGCGGCAGGGCTATCGCAGCCGGGCGGCGTTCAAGCTGCTGGAACTCGACGAAAAATACCGGCTGCTGAAGAAAGGCGCGCGCGTGGTCGATCTGGGCGCGGCGCCCGGCGGCTGGACCATGGTGGCGCTGGAGAAGGTTGGATCCTCGGGAAAGGTCGTCGGCATCGATATCACGCCGATCGACCCGATCAGCGGCGCCGTTATTCTTGAAGGGGACATGCACGACGCAGGTACCGCCGAACGGCTCGTTCGCGCACTTGGCGGTCCGGCGGATGTGGTCCTGTCGGATATGGCGGCGTCCGCCAGCGGCCACACGGCGACGGATCATCTGCGGATCATCGGGCTGGCCGAAGCGGCGCTGGATTTCGCCGAGGATGTCCTGACGCCCGGCGGCGCCTTCGTGGCCAAGGTGCTGCAGGGCGGCACGGAGCACGGGTTGCTGAGCCGCCTGAAACGCGCGTTCCGGCGGGTGGCGCACGCCAAGCCCCCCGCCAGCCGCAAGGAATCGGCGGAGATGTATGTCGTGGCGATCGGGTATCGGGGTACGCCCGCATTCTCCGCTTGCGACAAAAAACCACAATAA
- the guaB gene encoding IMP dehydrogenase, whose product MEIREALTFDDVLLLPARSSALPKDTDTRTRFTNKVPLGIPLISSAMDTVTESRLAIAMAQAGGLGVIHKNLSIEKQAQEVRRVKRFEAGIVVDPITITPDRTLADALAIMSANSISGIPVIAKRSGKLVGILTNRDVRFANDPSQLVRELMTRRGLITVREGVTHDEAKRLLHENRIEKLLVIDDERRCVGLITVKDIEKAQRFPDASKDEHGSLRVAAAVGVGAEGVERAAALLEAGCDVIVIDTAHGHSVGVLETVDSVKRQSNYAQVVAGNVATADGAQALIDAGADAVKVGIGPGSICTTRIVAGVGVPQLTAIMDAVEVGQKHNIPVIADGGIKYSGDLAKAIAAGASGAMIGSLFAGTDEAPGDVHLYQGRSYKSYRGMGSVGAMARGSADRYFQQDITDSLKLVPEGIEGQVPYKGPIANVVHQLVGGLKAAMGYTGCATISEMQRNCGFVRVTDSGLREGHVHDVTVTREAPNYRTGS is encoded by the coding sequence ATGGAAATCCGCGAAGCGCTCACATTCGACGACGTCCTGCTCCTGCCTGCCAGATCCTCGGCGCTGCCCAAGGATACCGATACAAGGACAAGGTTCACCAATAAGGTGCCGCTGGGCATTCCGCTGATTTCGTCGGCGATGGACACGGTGACGGAAAGCCGCCTCGCGATAGCCATGGCGCAGGCCGGGGGGCTCGGCGTCATTCACAAGAACCTGTCGATTGAGAAACAGGCGCAGGAAGTCCGGCGGGTAAAGCGGTTCGAGGCGGGCATCGTCGTCGACCCGATCACGATCACGCCGGACAGGACGCTGGCGGATGCCCTCGCTATCATGAGCGCCAACAGTATTTCCGGTATCCCCGTCATCGCGAAGCGCAGTGGCAAGCTGGTGGGCATTCTGACCAACCGCGATGTCCGTTTCGCCAACGACCCGAGTCAACTGGTCCGGGAGCTGATGACGCGGCGCGGGCTGATCACCGTGCGCGAGGGTGTCACCCATGACGAGGCCAAGCGGCTGCTGCATGAAAACCGGATCGAAAAGCTGCTGGTGATCGACGATGAACGCCGCTGCGTCGGGCTTATCACGGTAAAGGATATCGAAAAGGCGCAGCGTTTTCCCGATGCCAGCAAGGATGAACATGGCAGTCTGCGGGTTGCGGCCGCGGTTGGTGTCGGCGCGGAAGGGGTGGAGCGGGCGGCCGCCCTGCTGGAAGCCGGCTGCGATGTTATCGTGATAGACACGGCGCATGGCCATTCCGTGGGCGTCCTCGAAACCGTCGACAGCGTCAAGCGGCAGAGCAATTACGCGCAGGTCGTCGCCGGCAATGTCGCGACAGCGGACGGCGCACAAGCCCTGATCGACGCGGGCGCGGATGCGGTCAAGGTCGGGATCGGTCCGGGCTCGATCTGCACCACGCGGATCGTCGCCGGCGTCGGCGTTCCGCAGCTGACCGCCATCATGGATGCGGTCGAGGTCGGACAAAAGCACAATATCCCGGTTATCGCCGATGGCGGCATCAAGTATTCGGGCGACCTGGCCAAGGCGATTGCCGCCGGCGCCAGCGGCGCCATGATCGGGTCGCTGTTCGCCGGCACGGACGAGGCGCCGGGCGACGTCCATCTGTATCAGGGCCGGTCCTACAAATCCTATCGGGGCATGGGCTCCGTCGGCGCCATGGCGCGCGGTTCGGCGGACCGCTATTTCCAGCAGGACATTACGGACTCGCTCAAGCTCGTACCGGAAGGCATCGAGGGTCAGGTACCCTACAAGGGGCCGATTGCCAATGTCGTGCATCAACTGGTCGGCGGCCTGAAGGCGGCGATGGGTTACACCGGCTGTGCGACGATCAGCGAAATGCAGCGGAACTGCGGATTTGTGCGGGTTACCGATTCCGGGCTTCGCGAAGGCCATGTGCATGACGTGACGGTGACGCGCGAGGCGCCGAACTATCGCACCGGGTCGTGA